In one Candidatus Hydrogenedentota bacterium genomic region, the following are encoded:
- a CDS encoding methyltransferase domain-containing protein, with product MIDNPDLDAGYRAFHAPRYAYLLRLLESIGATEQNRILDIGPSHFTELVRDRIKARVDTLGFGEDSVGERGNHYEFDLNRAQDRAAWRSDLPRYDVIIMAEVLEHLYVAPQLSLGYVASLLSPGGRLILQTPNAASLTKRIKLLIGRNPYEMIRPDPRNPGHYREYTAKELHALAEELELKVDRCETAFYFDARIIHDAQGAKVGRRGFGGLRNTIYKYLPGPLREGITMILRNPG from the coding sequence ATGATCGACAACCCAGATCTCGACGCTGGCTACCGCGCATTCCACGCGCCGCGTTACGCGTATCTCCTGCGCCTGTTGGAATCAATCGGCGCAACCGAGCAAAACCGCATTCTCGATATCGGCCCGTCCCACTTCACCGAACTCGTGCGGGATCGGATCAAGGCGCGCGTCGATACGCTCGGCTTCGGCGAAGACAGCGTGGGGGAGCGCGGTAACCACTATGAATTCGATCTCAACCGCGCACAGGATCGCGCCGCATGGCGAAGCGATCTTCCACGATACGATGTCATCATAATGGCCGAAGTGCTCGAACACCTCTATGTCGCGCCGCAGCTTTCGCTCGGCTACGTCGCGTCGCTGCTATCTCCCGGAGGTAGATTGATCCTCCAAACGCCCAATGCCGCATCGCTCACGAAGCGGATCAAATTGCTGATCGGTCGAAACCCGTACGAAATGATTCGCCCCGACCCGCGCAATCCCGGACACTATCGCGAATATACGGCGAAAGAATTGCACGCGTTGGCGGAAGAGCTTGAGTTGAAGGTAGATCGATGCGAGACGGCCTTCTACTTCGATGCCCGCATCATCCATGACGCACAAGGCGCGAAAGTGGGCAGGCGTGGGTTCGGCGGCCTGCGCAACACCATCTACAAATACCTTCCCGGCCCGCTGCGCGAGGGAATCACAATGATTCTGCGCAATCCCGGATAA
- a CDS encoding FKBP-type peptidyl-prolyl cis-trans isomerase — protein MTDEEVNGVLQTLRKKLSEAQSKEGATPLAGDDAFIKQLSYVLGADIGTDLKRSQLEVKNEPFVHAIEDVINDRKMAMTQDEMKVVLDGFRQKQMEKMKAVADKNLAEGEAFLIANAKKPGVKSTASGLQYLVVTEGKGEMPKATDTVKTHYRGTLIDGTEFDSSYARNEPTEFPVNQVIKGWTEALQLMHVGDKWKLFIPANLAYGERGAGADIGPNSTLIFDIELLEVIKAKEEPASDGTISLDAGTGSKPAK, from the coding sequence ATGACCGACGAGGAAGTGAACGGCGTATTGCAGACGCTCCGCAAGAAGCTGTCCGAAGCGCAGAGCAAAGAAGGCGCAACCCCGCTTGCGGGCGACGACGCATTCATCAAGCAACTTTCTTACGTACTCGGTGCGGATATCGGCACCGATCTGAAGCGTTCGCAGCTCGAGGTGAAAAACGAACCGTTCGTTCATGCGATCGAAGACGTCATCAATGACCGCAAGATGGCGATGACGCAGGACGAAATGAAGGTCGTGCTTGACGGCTTCCGCCAGAAGCAAATGGAGAAAATGAAAGCCGTCGCCGACAAGAACCTTGCCGAAGGCGAGGCGTTCCTCATAGCGAACGCCAAGAAACCCGGCGTGAAGAGCACGGCAAGCGGACTGCAATACCTCGTGGTCACCGAAGGGAAAGGCGAAATGCCGAAGGCGACGGACACCGTCAAGACGCACTACCGCGGCACGCTCATCGACGGCACGGAATTCGACAGCTCCTACGCGCGCAACGAACCGACCGAATTCCCCGTGAACCAGGTCATCAAGGGGTGGACCGAGGCGCTCCAGCTTATGCACGTAGGAGACAAGTGGAAGTTGTTTATCCCCGCGAACCTCGCGTATGGCGAGCGCGGCGCGGGCGCGGACATTGGCCCGAACTCGACGCTCATCTTCGACATTGAACTGCTCGAAGTCATTAAGGCGAAGGAAGAGCCCGCGAGCGACGGCACCATCTCGCTCGATGCGGGTACCGGCTCGAAGCCCGCGAAGTAG
- a CDS encoding M48 family metallopeptidase yields MQRWAACCLLAVFAFGAGHSFAQEPSPSHTTASNAEKGPVVLPPPSEKAVQFYRSGNVLWAIREVWDLLVPAIILFTGFSARMRRFAAWAGRYWFFTIAIFAAVYTLLTFAANLPLDYYAQYVRMHAYGLSNQTLGKWAQDTLIALAIEMVVTALFLWVPYLLLKKSPKRWWLYTGLLMYVFFAIVFFVKPIAIDPMFNDFGSMKDKALEQKILALADRAGIEGSDVFEVNKSEDTKAINAYVTGIFNTGRIVLWDTTIKGLSEDQLLYVMAHEMGHYVLYHAYFAIAFMGTLMLIGLYVIHRASGWVIARYGSRIGFDRLSDVASYPLIMVLLSATMFVLTPASNAYSRYNEHEADRFGLELTQDNHAAASAFVKLFQENLGYPYPHPLIKLWRSTHPPLGERVQFCNEYKPWAEGKPLVYGHLFRESETAPQ; encoded by the coding sequence ATGCAGCGGTGGGCCGCGTGTTGCCTGTTGGCAGTTTTCGCATTTGGCGCAGGGCACTCCTTCGCCCAGGAACCATCCCCTTCGCACACCACAGCCTCCAACGCCGAGAAGGGCCCGGTTGTTCTCCCCCCACCCAGCGAGAAGGCGGTGCAGTTCTACAGGTCCGGCAATGTGCTGTGGGCCATCCGGGAGGTCTGGGACCTGCTGGTCCCCGCGATCATCCTGTTTACCGGGTTTTCGGCGCGGATGCGCAGATTCGCCGCGTGGGCGGGGCGGTATTGGTTCTTTACCATTGCGATCTTTGCGGCGGTATACACGCTGCTCACATTCGCGGCAAACCTGCCGTTGGATTATTACGCGCAATACGTCCGTATGCACGCGTACGGGTTGTCGAACCAGACCCTCGGCAAGTGGGCGCAGGACACGTTGATTGCGCTCGCTATCGAGATGGTCGTCACTGCGCTGTTTCTTTGGGTGCCGTACCTGCTGCTGAAGAAGTCGCCGAAGCGGTGGTGGCTGTACACCGGATTGTTGATGTATGTGTTTTTCGCGATCGTGTTTTTCGTGAAACCGATCGCCATCGATCCGATGTTCAACGATTTCGGGTCGATGAAAGACAAGGCGCTCGAGCAGAAGATTCTGGCGCTCGCGGACCGCGCGGGCATCGAAGGCAGCGACGTGTTCGAGGTGAACAAGAGCGAGGACACGAAAGCGATCAACGCATATGTGACGGGGATTTTCAATACGGGCCGCATCGTGCTTTGGGACACGACAATTAAGGGATTGTCTGAGGACCAACTGCTGTATGTCATGGCGCACGAGATGGGGCATTACGTGCTGTACCACGCGTATTTCGCGATCGCGTTTATGGGAACTCTTATGCTAATCGGGCTGTATGTCATTCACAGGGCGTCAGGCTGGGTGATCGCGCGGTACGGCAGTCGAATCGGTTTCGATCGGCTCTCGGATGTGGCGTCGTATCCGTTAATCATGGTGTTGCTGAGCGCGACCATGTTTGTGCTCACCCCTGCGAGTAACGCGTATTCCCGGTATAACGAACATGAGGCGGACCGGTTCGGTTTGGAGCTGACACAGGACAACCACGCGGCGGCGTCCGCGTTTGTGAAATTGTTTCAGGAGAATCTCGGGTATCCGTATCCGCACCCGTTGATCAAGTTGTGGCGCAGCACGCACCCGCCGTTGGGCGAGCGTGTTCAGTTCTGCAACGAGTACAAGCCGTGGGCCGAAGGAAAGCCGCTGGTGTACGGGCATCTGTTTAGAGAGTCGGAGACTGCTCCGCAATAA
- a CDS encoding alpha/beta hydrolase, with protein MIRRIGIVGAALCVALTALAQEENLPYEQQQNVVYEEIHGTGLLADIFKPKEKANGLGIIDIVCGAWHSDRGKMRDHERAQVFNIFTKHGYVVFGMRPGSVTKYDGTELLANTKTAIRWVKAHAAEYGVDPNRLGLMGASAGGHLSLLASVTPVEANPESKKEYERVDSRVKAVSVFFPPTDLMDWDGKKPDYEGMIGKLLFAGGVGSRTQEDIDARAKELSPRHRIAAGPLPPYLLIHGDADPMVPLQQSQVFIDAVKAVGGNAELIVKPGGGHPWLTLPEEVEKMAVWFDTNL; from the coding sequence ATGATACGCAGAATAGGAATCGTGGGCGCGGCGCTGTGCGTGGCGTTGACCGCATTGGCGCAGGAAGAAAACCTGCCGTACGAGCAACAGCAAAACGTTGTGTACGAAGAGATACACGGCACGGGCCTGCTCGCGGACATCTTCAAGCCGAAAGAGAAAGCAAACGGGCTCGGCATTATCGACATCGTGTGCGGTGCCTGGCATTCGGACCGGGGAAAGATGCGCGATCACGAGCGCGCGCAGGTATTCAATATTTTCACGAAACACGGCTACGTCGTGTTCGGCATGCGGCCGGGGTCGGTGACGAAATATGACGGTACGGAGTTGCTGGCGAACACAAAGACAGCGATTCGCTGGGTGAAGGCGCACGCGGCGGAGTACGGCGTGGACCCGAACCGGCTCGGCCTCATGGGCGCGTCCGCTGGCGGGCACCTGTCGCTCCTGGCGAGCGTGACTCCGGTGGAAGCAAATCCCGAATCGAAGAAGGAGTACGAGCGCGTAGATTCGCGCGTGAAAGCCGTGTCGGTGTTCTTCCCGCCCACCGATTTGATGGATTGGGACGGGAAGAAGCCAGACTATGAGGGAATGATCGGAAAGCTCCTTTTTGCTGGCGGCGTCGGATCGCGCACGCAGGAAGACATCGACGCGCGCGCGAAGGAGTTGTCGCCGCGCCACCGCATCGCCGCGGGACCGCTGCCACCGTACCTGCTGATACACGGCGACGCGGACCCGATGGTGCCGCTGCAGCAGTCGCAGGTGTTTATCGATGCGGTGAAAGCGGTGGGTGGCAATGCCGAACTGATCGTGAAGCCGGGCGGCGGCCACCCTTGGCTGACGTTGCCGGAGGAGGTCGAGAAAATGGCAGTGTGGTTCGACACGAATCTGTGA